A stretch of the Oncorhynchus clarkii lewisi isolate Uvic-CL-2024 chromosome 9, UVic_Ocla_1.0, whole genome shotgun sequence genome encodes the following:
- the LOC139416731 gene encoding guanidino acid hydrolase, mitochondrial: MLSLLKTSRIDILGTLRRSCIRITDTFSEVSAVCNKTLDRRRPCITPTRLCSGKRYNVPPSAEFVARVSGIATMGKLPYQETADGLDAAFVGVPIDTGTSNRPGTRFGPRQIRAESAMLRAYNSGTRAAPYESLMVADIGDVNVNVYDLKDTCRRIREAYRTILATGCIPLTMGGDHTIAYPILQAVAEKHGPVGLIHVDAHADTSDVVLGEKIGHGTPFRRCVEEGLLDCKRVVQIGLRGTGYSPDAYEWSRAQGFRVVQAEECWFKSLAPLMAAVRTQMGTGPVYLSFDIDALDPAFAPGTGTPEIAGLTSIQGLEIIRGCHGLNLVGCDLVEVSPPYDTTGNTALTAANLLFEMMCVLPKTKYYD, translated from the exons ATGCTGTCTCTTTTGAAAACGAGTCGAATTGACATTCTGGGAACGTTACGGCGGTCATGCATAAGAATTACCGATACTTTTTCGGAAGTTTCAGCAGTGTGCAACAAGACACTTGACAGGCGACGTCCATGTATCACCCCTACAAGACTTTGCTCAGGAAAGCGCTACAATGTCCCTCCGAGCGCCGAATTTGTAGCGAGGGTCTCTGGAATTGCTACAATGGGCAAGTTACCTTACCAAGAGACCGCAGATGGACTTGATGCAGCATTTGTTGGTGTTCCAATCGATACTGGTACTTCCAACCGACCTGGGACAAG ATTTGGCCCCCGTCAGATCAGAGCAGAGTCGGCCATGTTGAGGGCCTACAACAGTGGCACCCGGGCAGCCCCCTATGAGTCtctgatggttgctgatattggGGACGTCAACGTCAATGTGTATGACCTAAAGGACACCTGCAGACGAATCCGGGAGGCCTACCGTACAATCCTGGCCACGGGCTGTATCCCCCTTACTATGG GTGGTGATCACACCATAGCATACCCTATTCTGCAAGCAGTTGCTGAGAA ACACGGCCCTGTGGGTCTTATCCATGTGGATGCTCATGCCGACACAAGTGACGTGGTCCTGGGGGAGAAGATTGGCCACGGGACACCCTTCAGGCGCTGTGTGGAGGAGGGCCTGCTAGACTGCAAGAGGGTCGTCCAGATAGGCCTGCGTGGTACAGGTTACTCACCTGATGCCTATGAGTGGAGCCGAGCACAG GGATTCCGTGTGGTTCAGGCGGAGGAGTGTTGGTTCAAGTCCCTGGCTCCTCTCATGGCTGCGGTTCGGACTCAGATGGGGACGGGTCCAGTCTACCTCAGCTTTGATATCGATGCTTTAGACCCAGCCTTTGCCCCTGGAACAGGCACACCAGAGATAGCAGGCCTCACATCCATACAA GGACTAGAAATCATCCGGGGCTGCCATGGCCTAAACCTGGTTGGGTGTGATTTAGTGGAGGTGTCTCCACCCTAtgacaccacag GCAATACAGCACTGACTGCAGCCAACCTGCTCTTTGAAATGATGTGCGTCCTTCCAAAGACAAAATATTATGACTAA